The following proteins come from a genomic window of Alosa sapidissima isolate fAloSap1 chromosome 22, fAloSap1.pri, whole genome shotgun sequence:
- the tiprl gene encoding TIP41-like protein, translating into MSDMAMAQGFRSSKQDFAFGPWKITAAKTHIMKSKDIERLAEEMHMPALPEMLFGDNVLRIQHSDGFGIEFNAIDALKRVNNLQDSVKVACAQEWQESRADSEHSKEVVKRYDWTYTTDYRGTLLGEDMRITPTTERIDLERLKAREQIVFFEDVLLFEDELHDHGVSMISAKIRVMPTSFFLLLRFFLRVDGVLIRIHDTRLYHEAGKNFMLREFSARESKISELKHVPPALYTDPNEVAQYLPLRLTECEKLDFPLKE; encoded by the coding sequence ACCGTGGAAGATCACTGCAGCGAAAACACACATAATGAAATCAAAAGACATTGAACGTTTGGCTGAGGAGATGCATATGCCTGCTCTTCCAGAGATGCTATTCGGGGATAATGTGTTACGCATTCAGCATTCGGACGGTTTTGGCATAGAGTTCAACGCAATCGATGCCCTCAAGCGCGTAAATAATCTGCAGGACTCCGTGAAAGTTGCCTGTGCTCAGGAGTGGCAGGAAAGCAGAGCGGATTCCGAACACTCCAAGGAAGTGGTGAAACGCTATGACTGGACATACACCACCGATTATAGGGGTACGCTGTTAGGAGAAGATATGAGGATAACGCCAACAACCGAGCGCATAGACTTGGAGAGGCTGAAGGCGCGGGAACAGATCGTTTTCTTCGAGGACGTGCTGCTGTTCGAGGACGAGCTACACGACCACGGTGTGTCAATGATCAGCGCAAAGATACGAGTGATGCCTACCAGCTTTTTCCTGTTGCTACGGTTCTTCTTGCGCGTTGACGGTGTGCTCATTCGCATTCATGACACCAGACTTTATCACGAAGCCGGGAAGAACTTCATGTTAAGGGAGTTTAGTGCTCGAGAGAGCAAAATCTCAGAACTGAAGCATGTTCCACCAGCCCTGTACACAGACCCCAACGAGGTTGCCCAGTATCTGCCTCTACGCTTGACCGAGTGTGAGAAACTGGACTTTCCGTTGAAAGAATGA
- the LOC121697730 gene encoding uncharacterized protein LOC121697730 isoform X2 — MKQQALSLLFLTVQICSSEDTVNAILNGVVTISPVGGPPQIENVAWKFGNDKVAEYDPTFDKEAQYYGQFRGRTTLNVKSGSIAISTLTHGDEGKYSVEVNNVVLTKTFSLKLFERVRNIKISRENPDVPCKLSCKAEPDPLNYQWIGGGRPDDEKNILFVDEVDWSKSFTCVASNQASQANATVIAEGLCRGNILRHNPTTTTTTTTTAATNGTGSNKTAEEGMPLADAELNQAN, encoded by the exons ATGAAGCAGCAGGCGTTGTCCCTTCTCTTTCTTACAGTCCAGATCTGTTCAT CTGAAGACACTGTTAATGCGATACTCAATGGAGTTGTTACTATTTCCCCTGTTGGAGGACCTCCTCAAATCGAAAACGTCGCGTGGAAGTTTGGGAATGATAAGGTTGCCGAGTATGATCCAACCTTCGACAAAGAAGCACAGTATTACGGACAGTTCAGGGGACGAACAACGTTGAATGTGAAATCTGGCAGCATTGCAATATCTACGTTGACTCACGGAGATGAGGGAAAGTACTCAGTTGAGGTTAACAATGTGGTGTTGACAAAAACGTTTTCTCTCAAACTCTTTG AACGAGTGAGGAATATTAAGATAAGTAGGGAAAACCCTGATGTCCCCTGTAAGCTGTCCTGCAAAGCTGAGCCAGATCCCTTGAATTACCAGTGGATTGGAGGTGGACGGCCGGACGATGAAAAGAACATACTGTTTGTCGATGAGGTCGACTGGTCCAAAtcgttcacttgtgttgcaagTAACCAAGCGAGTCAGGCTAATGCTACAGTAATTGCGGAAGGTCTTTGTAGAG GGAACATCCTGCGTCAcaacccaacaacaacaacaacaacaacaacaacagcagcaacaaatGGTACTGGATCTAACAAGACAGCAG
- the LOC121697730 gene encoding SLAM family member 6-like isoform X1: MKQQALSLLFLTVQICSSEDTVNAILNGVVTISPVGGPPQIENVAWKFGNDKVAEYDPTFDKEAQYYGQFRGRTTLNVKSGSIAISTLTHGDEGKYSVEVNNVVLTKTFSLKLFERVRNIKISRENPDVPCKLSCKAEPDPLNYQWIGGGRPDDEKNILFVDEVDWSKSFTCVASNQASQANATVIAEGLCRDGWSNLKKTLVGVILTTGAVGLAVFAVLFIKKGNILRHNPTTTTTTTTTAATNGTGSNKTAEEGMPLADAELNQAN, from the exons ATGAAGCAGCAGGCGTTGTCCCTTCTCTTTCTTACAGTCCAGATCTGTTCAT CTGAAGACACTGTTAATGCGATACTCAATGGAGTTGTTACTATTTCCCCTGTTGGAGGACCTCCTCAAATCGAAAACGTCGCGTGGAAGTTTGGGAATGATAAGGTTGCCGAGTATGATCCAACCTTCGACAAAGAAGCACAGTATTACGGACAGTTCAGGGGACGAACAACGTTGAATGTGAAATCTGGCAGCATTGCAATATCTACGTTGACTCACGGAGATGAGGGAAAGTACTCAGTTGAGGTTAACAATGTGGTGTTGACAAAAACGTTTTCTCTCAAACTCTTTG AACGAGTGAGGAATATTAAGATAAGTAGGGAAAACCCTGATGTCCCCTGTAAGCTGTCCTGCAAAGCTGAGCCAGATCCCTTGAATTACCAGTGGATTGGAGGTGGACGGCCGGACGATGAAAAGAACATACTGTTTGTCGATGAGGTCGACTGGTCCAAAtcgttcacttgtgttgcaagTAACCAAGCGAGTCAGGCTAATGCTACAGTAATTGCGGAAGGTCTTTGTAGAG ATGGTTGGAGTAATTTGAAAAAGACTCTCGTAGGTGTAATATTGACTACAGGAGCTGTAGGACTTGCAGTTTTTGCAGTCCTTTTTATTAAAAAAG GGAACATCCTGCGTCAcaacccaacaacaacaacaacaacaacaacaacagcagcaacaaatGGTACTGGATCTAACAAGACAGCAG